The genomic interval ATTTTGATTAAAGAATGAATCTACCTGCATGGTTTTGGCTGGTGCGAGGAAACAAGAGAACCCACATGAACAGACTGAGAACAGAAACTgcacagaaactccacacagacagtaaacagGTTAAAGCATCGAACCAGAAAGCccagagctgtgaggcagcaatgctgccattaatatttattaaataatgtatacaCTCATCTGCTAACTTTATTAGGTATCAGAACACACATATGTCTAAAGTAACAGAGATCCGAGGCTACATTGggcataaacacagacagattaAGTTTGGTAAAAATAACCCTGGTCCGAAGTATTAAGATGCCAGGACCAGACTTTAGCATCAACAGCACTAATCCATAGATACTTCAGGCTGCTGGTGGTGGAGTAACGTTAAGGGGAATGTTTGCTTTTGCCTACTTggcagggttcccacgcgtcctggaaaacctggaaaattaatgaccaatgttgcagtcctggaaaacacatggaaaatgagagaaaacataaattgtcctggaaaaaatcttgctgtcctggaaaattattatttttaaatgttcttgatcatttaaagaacagtttacaaatggtcgaaacaattaacgttagtaacagttCAGGGATgttgagttttgacgggttttttttatgctgtttaatctcgctgtgacacatgacgctgtcttgtgttggcggtttcaggtgctaggaatggtttaagtgctcgaatgttttcagcaaatggtgatgGGTaaccaggttatattaaccttgttaatctgaatatcatgtgcaaggggaatgcacagcaaactaaagcatgcatgacggcattggcctgagaaaggaaagggtattaatatgtgcggtctttttattttataaatgttgaaatttcattcacatgacaaattgtctttaaaagtatagttaagtaatagccataaagtgtacgttgtttttaagacttctggagagaagaacatgtTACTTTAGgctgtgaatctgtgatccttgtctttatttgctaaatttgaactgtcctggaaaagtcctggaaaatgatctctgaaaaagagtgggaaccctgactgGGTCCCTCATTCCTAATTAAACATGGCTTGAATGGCAAAGGTATCTGTGTATTGTTGGTGATCACGTGCATCCCTTTATGGACACAATTAACCAATCTTATAATGGCATCTTTAAAGTGgctggaaagtttttttttaaattaatgaagtacagtaaatacagcAAATTACTGTAACAATGCAACAAAGCAGTTGATTTAGGAATAAGTTTAGTATTtagaataagtttttttttgagcaGGCAAATTTTAAAATCTCAAGAAACTTTGACTGCTGCGCAGATAACATCACAGCTGTGTAACTGAAGCTGTGTATTTGATACCTACAACATCTTTTCTACTCCCCTAGGACTCCTACTGATTGCTGGGTGGTGATACACCGCTCTTAAATACACCTTGTTTGGGTTATGTTTGAAGAATATACTTTCATATTTTCCAGATCTGATCTGATGCGTCTGCTTATGTGTTAAATGTACAGATGTTTAGTGCATGACTGAGTAGTGAGGATGGACACCGTAGAACTTTTGCTTTGGTGTacagggtgtgtgagtgtgagtgtgtctgcacGTGTTCCACATTGTGTGTTCCCTCAGGGAGACCCAGATAATCCCAGTGCTGGTGCTCCATCATGCAGCCTGAAGGTGTCAGCAACACAATTGGTTTGTATTGTGATGCACTGCATCAGCACCATGCTGACCTGACACGCTGCTTTTTCCTGCATACACCTCTTTTTACTCCTTCTCTGttacacgctctctctctctctccttgttttTCTTGCTATTTATCCTGATTCTGCTCTGgtttatactctctctctctctctatctctctctctctctctctctctctctctctctctctctctttctcattctctcactcactcactcactcactcactctctctctctctctctctctctttttcattttctcactcactctctctctctctctcctcatttttttaatatttatcatgaTTGTGCTCtctttctattctctctctctctctctctctctctctctctctctctcactccctctctcctcattttttttttttttttactatttatcatGATTGTGCTCTGgtttctattctctctctctctctctctctctctctctctctctctctctctctctctctctctctctctttctcattctctcactccatctctctctttcctcattttttttttactatttatcatGATTGTGCTCTGgtttctattctctctctctctctctctctctctctctctctctctctctctctctctctctctctctcgttctctttttctcttttctcatcGCTAGAGATTTTGTCTTTACTCTGAGAGTTAACCTGGATTGTGTTTCCTCCAGGGTTGCCGAAGGCTCCATTTATCACGATGCTCCAGTTTAACGTGAAATTTATCCTTCTCTTAGCTGTAGCTTTACCTCACTTACTCTGTCTTTATTCTACATTCGGTTTTTCTCTCAAGGCTCCTGTTGACTCTGTTACACTCTCCACCTTTCTTGTTCATTCTCTAGTCCTATCCTTATGTCCCAGACTAACATAAATTCGGTGTTAGTCTGTATTTCAGTTTGAGTTGAAAATGTTAATTTGTGGATTTGCTCTCTTACCTTCGGAAAATACAGGTGGGCCGCACAGTATGAAAATGTGAGCTAATTATTCCCCTAATGAATTCTGTGCCCATGCATCACAGAGAGCCTGGAACTTTATCCCCCATTGCTCAGAGCTCATTTACATCatgggaaattttttttttttagaccagATAGATCATCTAAATCATACAGACACCCACCcttcaacacacatacacaaactatATTAACATATCCACAGTAGAAAACCACTGAAAAACAATTCATGAAAATTTGTTAATATctggcaaataaaataaaataaaatctgcaattatatatataaaatatatatattttaatatacacatgCATGTGTAACTTCACTATATGATCTATATTTTATCATATTCATAATTTTTGGATTTCCTCCTAAAAGACCTTCTGTTGTTAAATATCATTTCTGATGAAGCAGAAAAAATTATGGTCATCAAAACAAGGTTTTGTCCGCCTTTAATATTAAATCTGTTGCCATAATCTGCTATAAATTGCATTGAGGCCCAGTTCAATCAGACACAAAGTGTTTTGATGAGGCCTGTTATTGGCATTTCTCATTACTGGCTGTTGTAATGAGGATCTCAGGAATAGATGCCAAACACTCCAAAGTCACAAGGTTGTGTAAATGCCATTTACAAATGCTTTCAGGAAATTATTTGAGGTAATCTTACTAATAAAGGAAATaatgaaattgtaaaaaaaaaaaaaaaaaaaatgcttaatacattgatgttttctttttcttcattgaCTCCAAACTTTAAATGTGAATATGCAGTAAGTTAAGATGAGACAGATACAGTAATTACTGGTTAATGATATTGGCTAAAATGGGCAATTGTCCACAAAAATGCGATATTATATCAAGTAGTGTTGTTACAGCTCCAGGATCCTAGAatcatttctctttttgtcttctATCCATATCCTTTTCCTATGGAGTcccatcttaaaaaaaacatgctgaggTGGATTGatggcagcattcatacatctatttcccaaacacagcCTCTGGATACGACACTGACCACATGCACTTAACTTCTTTGGTCgacctgttctgagtggaacctgtcctgttaaaccgctgtatggTGTTGGCCACCTTGCTGCATCTGAGTTTCAGGGccttggcaatcttcttatagcctacgccttatttatgtagagcaacaattcttttgtTCAGCTCCTCAGAgcgttctttgccatgaggtgccatgttgaacttccagaaaacagtatgagagagtgagagcgatgacaccaaatttaacacacctgctccccattcacaagtgagaccttgtaacactaacgagtcacatgacaccggggagagaaaatggctaattgggcccaatttggacattttccaCTTAGGGGTGtgctcacttttgtggccagcggtgtagacattaatggctgtgtgttgagttattttgaggtaACAGCAAATtgacactgttatacaagctgtacactcactactttacattgtagtaaagtgtcatttcttcagtgttttcagatgaaaaggtataataaaatatttacaaaaatgtgagggctgtactcacttctgtgaaatTCTGTATCTATAAAAACAGCCTGAGTATGTGATCGtaaatgcatactgtatgtgtacacacagtcacatggaTAGAGACGCAAACCCAGAGAGAGAGTGCTGGGACGGCAGCAGGTAGAGTCTCATTTGGCACAGATGTAGATAAACAGAGTAAGACAGCGTAAAGGAAAGCAGCAGGGCAAAGCCATCAGGATGCAGAGCAGTGAGAAGTGGCTGTAATATTCCACACTACGCTTACACATTTTGACACAATTACTGAACCTGTACTATGCAACATACAGTAAGACGTTTTAACTTGTAACCTTGGAACTGATACTGTATGATTTAGCAATTCTCCTCTGCCTAAACCTTATGGTTTATAATTCGAAAtactggtggaaaaaaaaggaaaattgcAAGTTTTTCTTGCCGTTTTCTGCAAGATACGGAAGATAATAAATGCGCATTAAAACGAATACAAAACAATCGACCGCCTTTATAAGAATAATCCATTACATATTAACAATTGTGTACATGCAGAGATCATGAGAGAATTAAGTCGTGATCACgacaaaacaatttttttatgaccgcgttcacactgcaagtcttaatgcttaattcggatattttgctcagatctgattttttttgtttggctgttcacattaccttttaaaatgtggcctatatcagataccagtgtgaactgtttgctgtttcgaactgacccgcacgcgcaaacgaacaataacaatgacgtcacacgcaacacgccgttgcgctaaagttggcgaggttatggaggaagtaagcattttcgcttttctttctaaatgtttgtgtaatggcagcacagagacgcagtgttttgaaaattttcggatgtcgagggcaacttttgattatttgatccattctgtaggcgtagtcacgtttgtgtgcgtactcgctggcgcataattgtgacgaatgtcgatgtagattgacgtaaaagtcgcatcaaatccgccttggttgttcacactgcggccacattggaaaaaatccgatttgggtctgattcaggaccacatatggaagtggtctgaatctgatttgaaaaaatcagatctgggctagatttgagtgttcacactactcctgaagaagtctgacctggtcacttgaccccaaaagaaatcagatttgggccacttttacctgcagtgtgaacgtggcctatgtCAAAATAACCAGAAAAATGAAGTCGTTATCATGACAAAACAACTTAGGACTTCTGTAGCAAGAAGATATTTAATTAGCATTTTTGGAAGCCGTCTATAGTGTCGTGTTTTTATTACAAAGGATTTTGAGTTTCTCAGAAATATGACTACATCTTAGATTTTTGTTGTCAAGAGAAAGAATCAGAGAAAATATGAAGCTGCTTAGAAAGTATCTGTTTACAACTACGATACCATATGTGATAACAGGAACGAACTTACAGTATGACATGGACATTGCAGAACATTACATAGATGTAATGTATGAAAGAAGTTGAAAaattgttagtgttaatgtcaAAATGCTGTGGTAGAGCAATTCAGGAGGTTCTGTTATTATAAAATCAATTTCATGGCCATAATAACGTTCTATGTTTGATTATTATCTGATTACAGCCCCATCTACTTGGTAGTAATGTTACTCTATatctaagataagataaaagcTGTGTCCAACTAAATTCAACAACAGACTCTGTAGAAAACTGTCTCAGTGTTTCTGTTCATCGGTGACTGCAGTTGTTGTCATCTAGTCTTGTTTTATTTAGTCCTTGCCTGCCAGAAAGTTTATCCAGTGTAGCTACAGGCCTAATGCTGCTAAGATCTGTTGCTTTTTTCAGACAGTGATCAAGTGTTTCTACAGCGTAGTCCCAAGCTTAACCTCATTTTAGTTCAAATGAGCGTACAGATAAAGGctcaaattaatatttttcagATGATACTCACACAATACATAATAAAGGagttatatgtttatatttctattgATAAGGAATGTCCCCATAATGAGAGGAACACATGGTCAATAGGCCCTTCATGGTCTATAGGACGTTCGGTTGGttccaataaaaatataagtgtttgaaaaaaggttattatttagttatgttattttttttaggtatgATCAGCTGCAATATGCATAAcaaaatttgtatttgtgtgctcTGGGAGTGCATGAAGAGTGATTTAGTGTCTGCCTGCCTTATAATGCTAAGCAGCCCTGGCTGAGGGACTGGTTAGCTCTAAGCTATAGTGACAATGACAGCtgctaagagagagagagaaagcaagcgAGAGAGTTATGCTGCCTCATCCGCCTCGACAGACACGCAAGAAAGCTTCATCAGGACAACGAAGCTCTCCGACTCATGCACATCTGCACAGCTCTGCTTGGCCTGGGGGAAGAAAAAAGTTTCCAAAGTTCACATGGACACAGCGGTTAATATTGAAAACTAACTACATTTTCGAACTTCTGTGAAGCCCAACAAGCCCTGAGGCTGAAAAATCCAAAGCTGCTCAGCTCTCTCGGGTAAGCTACAAGTCTTTAGCTGTTAACAGTAATGCTTAGCAGAATTCTTCATAAATGTCTCACTTTCCcaattttttaaacaacagtGTCAACACTGGCTATGTCTGGAAAAGTGTCTCAAATTAAAGAAGCTTCATCCTACCACTGAAAAGCCTGTAAACAAATCCTCACATTCTTTAGGGAAATGTTTCTTCTAAGGCAAAAGATAGCTCAGCAGCAAACATCTCATAGAGATGTTGCTCCAAGGGTCTGGGGACCGTGGCCATCTTCAAACAACAAATCTGATGATGTTAAACGACAGAAGAGATGTAAAGGCAACCGAGAAGAGAAACTATCATCTGCAGAGCACCTCCGCAAACATACCACCACACACTTTGGCTACAGCACCCTCAGACTGTCCATGAGGGGCCTGGATGAGGCTCCAGCTGACCTGTGGGAGCTCCATGAGCTAGACAAGCTCAACTTATCCATTAACAATTTATGCTCTCTACCTTCTGGCCTGGGAAATCTGAAGAACCTTGTGGTGCTCAATATATGGGGGAATGAGTTGGAGAGACTTCCCCCTGAGATCGGGCTCCTTCAGAACTTAAAGGTACTGTTTGCCTACTGCAACCGCCTCAGTGAGGTGCCTGAGGAATTGAGCTACTGTGGCAAACTCGAGGTTCTCAGCCTTGCCAACAACCAGCTGACAGGGCTTCCAGGTAGCCTAGTCTCCATGCAAAGGCTGGCCAAGCTAAATTTGAGCTACAACCGTATATCACATGTCCCCACTTGCATCTACGCAATGAAAGCTCTTGTGTTCTTGCATATGGCACATAACGTCCTGGAGAACA from Tachysurus vachellii isolate PV-2020 chromosome 1, HZAU_Pvac_v1, whole genome shotgun sequence carries:
- the LOC132861867 gene encoding leucine-rich repeat-containing protein 30-like, which encodes MFLLRQKIAQQQTSHRDVAPRVWGPWPSSNNKSDDVKRQKRCKGNREEKLSSAEHLRKHTTTHFGYSTLRLSMRGLDEAPADLWELHELDKLNLSINNLCSLPSGLGNLKNLVVLNIWGNELERLPPEIGLLQNLKVLFAYCNRLSEVPEELSYCGKLEVLSLANNQLTGLPGSLVSMQRLAKLNLSYNRISHVPTCIYAMKALVFLHMAHNVLENIANQIQELSNLKILIVEGNNIHTLPRTLCYLTDLKLLNVNFNDLQNVPAEIYMLKNLKRLACHPLDKGLHIVHNPLLKPLQEALQGGLDALCNYLKHA